The Streptomyces cathayae DNA segment CAGATGGTGCTGGAACTCCTTCGCGGTGTCGGCGTCCAGGTATCCCTGAACCGTCAGCAGGACGGTGTCCTCCCGGGGCACGGTCACCTCGACGGACAGCGGGTTCGGAACCATGGACACGAATTACCTCCCAGACGAGCCGGCGGCCCGGATACGGCCGCACGTGCGGCCGCCTACCCCCGCATCGCCGTGTCATGCGGTGCCCCGCACACCGGCCCGGCCCCGCCCAGGGCCGGTTTTGTGGCGGCGCCCGCCGAATGCACCGGCTCCAGCCGGGTAGTTGGCTGCTGTGGAGACGGCCGGGCCGACGGGGGGCCCGCCCGCTCCGGGAGCGTCGTCCACCGGGGAGGCAAGGAGCAGCGTGTCCAACGACAGCATCTGGTCATACGCGCCGGAGCTGGGTCCCGCCCAGGGGCAGGATCTGGACCTGACGGGATACACCGTCGTCGCGAGCGACGGCACCATCGGCCATGTGGACCGGCAGGCCGACCACCACTCCATGCGGCACCTGGTCGTCGACACCGGCGTCTGGGTGTTCGGCCGGAGCCTTCTCGTGCCGGTCGGCGTCATCACCGCCGTCGAGGCCGGCGAGCGGAGGATAACGGTGTCCTGCACGAGGGCGGAGGTGAAGGCGGCGCCCCGGTTCAGGACCGACAGCGAGACCATGGAC contains these protein-coding regions:
- a CDS encoding PRC-barrel domain-containing protein, translated to MSNDSIWSYAPELGPAQGQDLDLTGYTVVASDGTIGHVDRQADHHSMRHLVVDTGVWVFGRSLLVPVGVITAVEAGERRITVSCTRAEVKAAPRFRTDSETMDPEYLTAVGEYYRGLPGPVC